From Desulfosalsimonas propionicica, the proteins below share one genomic window:
- a CDS encoding GDP-mannose 4,6-dehydratase, whose amino-acid sequence MPAVLITGAFGFTGRYLTRDMEARGFKVVGLGQKAESGDAIACDLTDPDAVHQAVRTVQPDYVVHLAALSFVGHPDKEAFYRVNVLGTLNLLHALDALDAAPKKIVIASSANVYGANAREVIDEGICPAPVNHYACSKLAMEHMVRTWFDRLPIVITRPFNYTGAGQDERFLIPKIVSHFRRGAASIELGNIDISRDFSDVRDVARAYQALLASDVHSETFNICSGKAVSLKWIIEELQTIAGYDIEVRVNPDFVRSNDIPVLQGSNEKLSRLVGYTPGISLGETLRWMFEYE is encoded by the coding sequence ATGCCCGCTGTACTTATAACAGGAGCCTTTGGGTTTACAGGCCGATATTTAACCCGGGATATGGAAGCCCGGGGCTTTAAGGTTGTGGGTCTGGGGCAAAAGGCCGAAAGCGGAGATGCCATAGCCTGCGATCTGACCGATCCGGATGCCGTGCACCAGGCCGTCAGAACAGTACAGCCCGATTATGTGGTTCATCTTGCGGCCTTGTCTTTTGTGGGGCACCCGGACAAGGAAGCCTTTTACCGGGTCAATGTGCTGGGAACCTTAAATCTTCTCCATGCCCTGGACGCCCTTGATGCGGCTCCCAAAAAGATAGTGATTGCCAGCAGTGCCAATGTTTATGGGGCCAATGCGCGCGAAGTCATCGATGAAGGGATCTGCCCCGCGCCGGTCAACCATTATGCCTGCAGCAAACTGGCCATGGAGCACATGGTGCGCACCTGGTTTGACAGATTGCCCATTGTCATCACCCGGCCCTTTAACTACACCGGTGCGGGCCAGGATGAACGCTTTCTGATTCCCAAAATCGTGAGCCATTTCAGACGCGGCGCTGCGAGTATTGAGCTTGGCAATATTGACATCAGCAGGGATTTTTCCGATGTCCGCGACGTTGCCCGGGCTTATCAGGCCTTGCTGGCGTCTGATGTTCATTCTGAAACCTTTAACATCTGTTCAGGAAAAGCGGTATCGTTGAAATGGATCATTGAAGAACTGCAGACAATCGCCGGTTATGATATCGAGGTCCGGGTCAATCCGGATTTCGTCCGTTCCAATGACATCCCGGTGCTTCAAGGCAGCAATGAAAAATTGTCCCGCCTGGTTGGCTATACCCCCGGGATCTCATTGGGGGAGACGCTGAGGTGGATGTTTGAGTACGAGTGA